In Rubrobacter naiadicus, a single genomic region encodes these proteins:
- a CDS encoding SDR family oxidoreductase: protein MEGRVALVTGAGNPRGIGAAVCRELADKGMDVFFSCLEGEDPSPLRAELERCGVRAGCLRIDLAPPDSAERLLDAVEEQIGPPSVLVNNAARSERDGYENLDAATLDAHYAVNLRAAALLCAGFARRFRGTSGRIVNLTSGQSLGPMPGELAYAATKGALEAFTRTLAAELMHRGITANALDPGPTDTGWMSPEVREDLAARFPAGRVGRPEDAAKVVAFLAGEDSAWITGQTIHAEGGFLRG from the coding sequence ATGGAAGGTCGCGTCGCGCTCGTCACCGGGGCGGGAAACCCGCGAGGGATCGGAGCCGCCGTCTGCCGCGAGCTGGCGGACAAGGGGATGGACGTGTTCTTCTCCTGCCTGGAGGGAGAGGATCCGTCCCCCCTGCGCGCGGAGCTCGAGAGATGCGGGGTGCGCGCGGGATGTCTGCGGATCGACCTTGCGCCTCCGGACTCGGCGGAGCGGCTGCTCGATGCGGTGGAGGAGCAGATCGGTCCGCCCTCCGTCCTCGTCAACAACGCCGCCCGCTCGGAGCGCGACGGCTACGAGAACCTGGATGCCGCGACGCTCGACGCCCACTACGCGGTGAACCTGCGGGCTGCGGCGCTGTTGTGCGCAGGGTTCGCCCGCCGCTTCCGGGGGACATCGGGCAGGATCGTAAACCTCACCTCCGGCCAGTCGCTCGGGCCCATGCCCGGCGAGCTCGCCTACGCCGCGACCAAGGGCGCCCTCGAGGCGTTCACCCGCACCCTCGCCGCCGAGCTCATGCACAGGGGCATCACCGCCAACGCTCTCGACCCCGGCCCGACCGATACCGGCTGGATGTCGCCGGAGGTGAGAGAGGATCTCGCCGCCAGGTTCCCGGCTGGAAGAGTGGGCCGTCCCGAGGACGCGGCGAAGGTCGTCGCGTTCCTCGCGGGGGAGGATTCGGCCTGGATCACGGGCCAGACCATCCACGCCGAGGGCGGGTTCCTGCGCGGATGA
- a CDS encoding FUSC family protein, with protein MISSVMGAGVFRDLWFRAGARTLRYRMAGALGRLRANGGLILRKAVAAGVAWGVAHVLLGHQNPSFAAIAAIISLGAAAGREGRQAVELVLGVACGLAIADVFVSAIGSGAVQIGVVVALATAVALLIGESELLVTEAAVSALLMVTLVPASPAPFTGRFLDALIGSGMALAVRAVFPENPRRKVREAARPVFGELAGVLEEVAGALEAGDLEWAERALGRARAMDGRVEDLREALSSGYGASRLSPARRRALGELGFYSTAAGQLDLAVRNVRVLARAARALIRSGHPRAQGLPAAVRQLAGSVGALGVYLERLENPGEARALALEAAAGATAVLVEHKELETSMLVGQIRSTAVDLLQASGMSYTESLQALDEAAIKRTSEVQSAR; from the coding sequence GTGATCTCCAGCGTGATGGGAGCGGGTGTGTTCAGGGATCTGTGGTTCAGGGCTGGTGCTCGGACGCTCCGCTACCGGATGGCGGGGGCGTTGGGGCGGCTGCGGGCGAACGGCGGGCTCATACTGCGCAAGGCCGTGGCTGCGGGTGTGGCGTGGGGGGTGGCGCACGTTTTGCTGGGGCACCAGAACCCGTCGTTTGCGGCGATCGCGGCGATCATCTCTTTGGGGGCCGCCGCCGGCAGGGAGGGGCGGCAGGCGGTCGAGCTGGTCCTCGGGGTGGCCTGCGGGCTCGCCATAGCGGACGTCTTCGTCTCGGCGATAGGCTCGGGGGCGGTCCAGATCGGGGTAGTGGTCGCGCTGGCGACGGCGGTGGCGCTCCTCATCGGGGAGAGCGAGCTCCTGGTGACGGAGGCCGCGGTCTCGGCCCTTCTGATGGTGACGCTCGTGCCGGCGAGCCCGGCGCCGTTCACCGGGCGCTTCCTGGACGCGCTCATCGGCAGCGGGATGGCGCTCGCGGTACGCGCCGTCTTCCCGGAGAACCCGCGCAGGAAGGTGCGCGAGGCGGCGCGTCCGGTCTTCGGCGAGCTCGCCGGTGTTCTGGAGGAGGTGGCCGGGGCGCTCGAGGCGGGGGATCTCGAATGGGCCGAGAGGGCGCTCGGGCGGGCGCGGGCGATGGACGGCAGGGTCGAGGATCTCAGGGAGGCGCTCTCCTCCGGGTACGGGGCGAGCCGTCTCTCCCCGGCGCGCCGGAGGGCGCTCGGAGAGCTCGGGTTCTACTCCACCGCCGCAGGACAGCTCGACCTGGCGGTGCGCAACGTGCGGGTCCTGGCGCGGGCCGCGAGGGCGCTGATAAGGAGCGGGCATCCCCGGGCGCAGGGCCTTCCCGCCGCCGTGCGGCAGCTCGCCGGGTCGGTGGGGGCTCTGGGTGTCTACCTCGAGCGGCTGGAGAACCCCGGTGAGGCCCGCGCGCTCGCCCTCGAGGCCGCCGCCGGGGCGACCGCCGTCCTTGTCGAGCACAAGGAGCTCGAGACGAGCATGCTCGTCGGGCAGATCCGGTCCACCGCGGTGGATCTTTTGCAGGCCTCCGGAATGAGCTACACCGAGTCGCTGCAGGCGCTGGACGAGGCCGCGATAAAGCGCACCAGCGAGGTGCAATCCGCCCGTTAG
- a CDS encoding PhzF family phenazine biosynthesis protein: MSHTFYIVDVFAEEKYAGNQLAVVLEAGDLSSGEMQRVASEMNYSETSFVLSTKRDAHRVRIFTPREELPFAGHPTLGTAYVIRHEAPEEPAGRLVLEVPAGRIPVDFGEVLWMHQLPPAFGGEHDRQETARSLGLKERDLDPELPVETVSTGIPVVIVPLRDLDALRRCRPLGVREKSVYAFCPGSHGDGPGDLSARMFAGGIGVTEDPATGSAAGCLASYLVEHRGGPVDLRVEQGYEIGRPSLLHLRAGRDEAGTMRVSVGGRVQLVARGELL; the protein is encoded by the coding sequence ATGAGCCACACCTTCTACATCGTCGACGTCTTCGCCGAGGAGAAATACGCGGGCAACCAGCTCGCGGTGGTGCTGGAGGCCGGCGACCTCTCCTCCGGGGAGATGCAGAGGGTGGCCTCCGAGATGAACTACTCCGAGACCTCCTTCGTTCTCTCCACGAAGAGGGACGCCCACCGGGTTCGCATCTTCACCCCCAGGGAAGAGCTTCCCTTCGCCGGTCACCCGACGCTCGGGACGGCGTATGTCATACGGCACGAGGCTCCGGAAGAGCCTGCCGGTCGCCTGGTGCTCGAGGTGCCCGCCGGGCGCATCCCGGTGGATTTCGGCGAGGTGCTCTGGATGCACCAGCTCCCTCCCGCCTTCGGGGGGGAGCACGACCGGCAGGAGACGGCCCGCTCCCTCGGGTTGAAGGAGCGCGACCTGGACCCGGAGCTGCCGGTCGAGACGGTCTCGACGGGCATCCCGGTCGTCATCGTTCCCCTGAGAGACCTGGACGCCCTCCGGCGCTGCCGGCCTCTCGGGGTGAGAGAGAAGAGCGTATACGCCTTCTGCCCGGGCTCGCACGGTGACGGGCCGGGGGACCTCTCGGCCCGGATGTTCGCCGGCGGCATCGGCGTCACCGAGGACCCCGCGACCGGGAGCGCCGCTGGATGCCTCGCCTCTTACCTGGTCGAGCACCGCGGTGGCCCGGTCGACCTCCGGGTCGAGCAGGGCTACGAGATCGGACGCCCCTCCCTGCTCCACCTGCGGGCGGGAAGAGACGAAGCCGGTACGATGCGGGTCTCGGTCGGCGGCAGGGTGCAGCTGGTGGCGCGGGGAGAGCTTCTGTGA
- a CDS encoding M55 family metallopeptidase codes for MRVYISADMEGVTGVTHPDDVIPGRPRYEAFRRLLTADVNAAIEGARRAGAREFLVNEAHDGMRNLLLEDLAPGAEVIVGSRKPLSMMEGCNEADLVFFVGYHSAAGTGGILSHTFTGPSTLVRLELNGEVCSEGRMNAAFAGLAGIPVGLVTGDDLICAESEALYPGVRTACVKTAVDRYTARCLSPGASRERIRRAAFEAVSRREYLSPYSPEGPYTFTAEFASASTAESVMYFPGLKRLDDRRVCWTHEDYETAFRMFIGVMRLARTDPDYG; via the coding sequence ATGAGGGTCTACATCTCGGCGGACATGGAAGGCGTGACTGGGGTGACCCACCCGGACGACGTCATCCCGGGGCGCCCGCGCTACGAGGCTTTCAGGAGGCTCCTCACCGCGGACGTGAACGCCGCCATCGAGGGAGCGCGGCGGGCCGGTGCGCGAGAGTTCCTGGTCAACGAGGCGCACGACGGGATGCGCAACCTGCTGCTGGAAGACCTCGCCCCCGGGGCTGAGGTGATCGTGGGCTCCCGCAAGCCTCTCTCGATGATGGAGGGCTGCAACGAGGCGGACTTGGTCTTCTTCGTCGGCTACCATTCGGCGGCCGGGACGGGCGGCATCCTGAGCCACACCTTCACCGGACCCTCGACGCTCGTGAGGCTGGAGCTGAACGGCGAGGTGTGCAGCGAGGGCCGGATGAACGCCGCCTTCGCCGGTCTCGCGGGCATCCCGGTGGGCCTGGTGACGGGAGACGATCTGATCTGCGCCGAATCCGAGGCCCTCTACCCGGGCGTCCGCACCGCTTGCGTCAAGACCGCCGTGGACCGCTACACGGCCCGCTGCCTCTCGCCGGGAGCGTCCCGCGAACGCATCCGCCGGGCGGCCTTCGAGGCCGTGAGCCGCCGGGAGTACCTCTCGCCCTACTCTCCGGAGGGGCCTTACACCTTCACCGCGGAGTTCGCGAGCGCGAGCACGGCCGAGAGCGTGATGTACTTCCCCGGCCTGAAGCGGCTGGACGACCGGCGCGTCTGCTGGACGCACGAGGACTACGAGACGGCGTTCAGGATGTTCATCGGGGTGATGCGCCTCGCCCGCACCGACCCGGACTACGGATAG
- a CDS encoding NAD-dependent succinate-semialdehyde dehydrogenase yields the protein MPIASVNPATGEEIKHFEELDGRQIDEKLELAARAFREYRRTPLSERRERLLRAAEILDEEAGDLGRIITSEMGKTLASAEGEVHKCARGCRYYAESAQRFLADEEIELEGRAFVRYQPIGPILAVMPWNFPFWQVFRHAAPALMAGNVILLKHASNVPQCALAIEDVIRRAGFPEGAFQTLLVGSSRVAEIIEDERVRAVTLTGSEGAGKSVGSAAGKNIKKSVLELGGSDPFIVMPSADLDRAVSTAVTARTLNNGQSCINAKRIIVHQDVADEFTRRYVERMQALKVGDPMQEETDMGPLAMPQILEDVDAQVRKSVEMGAKVLTGGKPIDGTGNFYPPTVLTDIPEGSPAYREEIFGPVASLFVVRDIDEAIRIANDSSFGLGSSVWTNDPEEQERFIDEIEAGMVYVNKMTESTPEAPFGGVKNSGYGRELSHFGIHEFMNAKTVWIGDGGSAAGAVE from the coding sequence ATGCCCATAGCCAGCGTTAACCCTGCGACCGGGGAGGAGATCAAGCACTTCGAGGAGCTCGACGGGCGGCAGATAGACGAGAAGCTCGAGCTGGCCGCCAGGGCCTTCCGGGAGTACCGCAGGACCCCGCTCTCCGAGCGCCGCGAGAGGCTGTTGCGGGCGGCGGAGATCCTCGACGAGGAGGCCGGGGATCTCGGGCGCATCATAACCTCCGAGATGGGCAAGACGCTCGCCTCCGCCGAGGGTGAGGTGCACAAGTGCGCCCGCGGCTGCCGCTACTACGCCGAGAGCGCGCAGAGGTTCCTCGCCGACGAGGAGATAGAGCTCGAGGGCAGGGCCTTCGTCCGCTACCAGCCGATAGGCCCGATCCTGGCGGTGATGCCGTGGAACTTCCCGTTCTGGCAGGTCTTCCGGCACGCCGCGCCGGCGCTCATGGCGGGCAACGTCATCCTGCTCAAGCACGCCTCGAACGTCCCGCAGTGCGCCCTGGCCATAGAGGACGTCATCCGCCGCGCCGGATTCCCGGAGGGAGCCTTCCAGACGCTGCTCGTGGGCTCCTCGCGTGTGGCGGAGATAATAGAGGACGAGAGGGTCAGGGCCGTGACCCTCACCGGGAGCGAGGGCGCAGGGAAGAGCGTCGGGAGCGCGGCGGGGAAGAACATAAAGAAGAGCGTGCTGGAGCTCGGCGGCTCCGACCCGTTCATCGTGATGCCCTCGGCGGACCTCGACCGCGCGGTGAGCACCGCGGTGACCGCCAGGACGCTCAACAACGGCCAGTCGTGCATCAACGCCAAGCGGATCATCGTGCACCAGGACGTAGCCGACGAGTTCACCCGCCGCTACGTCGAGCGGATGCAGGCGCTGAAGGTCGGCGACCCGATGCAGGAGGAGACGGACATGGGGCCGCTCGCGATGCCCCAGATCCTGGAGGACGTCGACGCCCAGGTCAGGAAGAGCGTCGAGATGGGGGCGAAGGTCCTGACCGGGGGCAAGCCCATCGACGGGACCGGCAACTTCTACCCGCCGACGGTCCTCACCGACATCCCCGAGGGATCCCCGGCCTACCGGGAGGAGATCTTCGGCCCCGTGGCCTCCCTGTTCGTCGTGCGGGACATAGACGAGGCGATCCGCATCGCCAACGACTCGTCCTTCGGGCTCGGCTCCTCGGTCTGGACCAACGATCCCGAAGAGCAGGAGCGCTTCATAGACGAGATAGAGGCCGGGATGGTCTACGTGAACAAGATGACCGAGTCCACCCCCGAGGCTCCCTTCGGCGGGGTGAAGAACAGCGGCTACGGACGTGAGCTCTCGCATTTCGGCATCCATGAGTTCATGAACGCGAAGACCGTCTGGATCGGGGACGGCGGGAGTGCGGCGGGCGCCGTGGAGTGA
- a CDS encoding sialidase family protein, whose amino-acid sequence MHKKRRSYALLGLAVLAGVLLGAGVALAAAMDAPVTVGSPPTPFPQNKQNEPAVAIDPLNPQVQVAGANDEIDLAPCKGSSCPFTPGVGVSGVYFSFDGGKSWTQPTYHGYSARDGSPGPGPIGTLPNYYENGLVSDGDPSVAFGPRPGPNGFSWSNGVRLYYANLTSNFDSTRGEQAFKGFEAIAVSYTDDLQGAAAGQNSAWSDPVIVSKQNAALFSDKEQVWADDAATSPYFGNVYVCNVAFRSRGGAPEPVIFSRSTDGGKTWTNRQLTNAANTGSGQGRSGGRQGCTVRTDSHGTVYVFYEGTLKGNSVQYMVRSTDGGKTFGRPRAVARVVDVGAFDPVGGDFTFDGVAGARTNSFPSVDIANGAPSGKNAPNTIALLWPDARNGLNHEEALLELSNDGGKTFTEPVNVAANGDRPDFPAVALSPDGTDLYVTYDAFLDPYRHDTSSPRRFQGVVRHADLSGTSLSNLQTVYRGAVGDARASSANGLSTEFLGDYNYLDATNGAATAVFNDARNGSDCPAIDAYRQALANGDTSASAPAPAADCPATFGNTDIYSAALADPTP is encoded by the coding sequence ATGCATAAGAAGAGGAGATCGTACGCGCTCCTCGGGCTCGCCGTATTGGCAGGCGTACTCCTGGGAGCGGGGGTGGCCCTCGCCGCCGCCATGGACGCGCCGGTGACGGTTGGCAGCCCGCCGACGCCGTTCCCGCAAAACAAACAGAACGAACCCGCGGTGGCGATAGACCCGCTGAACCCCCAGGTCCAGGTCGCGGGCGCGAACGACGAGATCGACCTCGCCCCCTGCAAAGGCAGCAGCTGCCCGTTCACCCCGGGTGTAGGAGTCTCGGGGGTCTACTTCTCGTTCGACGGGGGGAAGAGCTGGACCCAGCCGACCTACCACGGGTACTCTGCGCGCGACGGCTCGCCCGGCCCCGGACCGATCGGGACGCTCCCGAACTACTACGAGAACGGGCTCGTCTCCGACGGTGACCCCTCGGTCGCCTTCGGCCCACGCCCCGGCCCGAACGGTTTCTCCTGGTCCAACGGGGTGAGGCTCTACTACGCCAACCTGACGTCGAACTTCGACTCCACACGCGGTGAGCAGGCCTTCAAGGGCTTCGAGGCGATAGCCGTCTCCTACACCGACGACCTGCAGGGTGCCGCGGCCGGCCAGAACAGCGCCTGGAGCGACCCGGTCATCGTGAGCAAGCAGAACGCCGCCCTCTTCTCGGACAAAGAGCAGGTCTGGGCGGACGACGCCGCCACGAGCCCCTACTTCGGCAACGTCTACGTCTGCAACGTCGCCTTCCGCAGCCGGGGCGGGGCGCCGGAGCCCGTGATCTTCAGCCGCTCGACCGACGGCGGCAAGACCTGGACCAACCGTCAGCTCACCAACGCGGCGAACACCGGCTCCGGGCAGGGACGCTCCGGTGGCCGGCAGGGGTGCACCGTGCGCACCGACAGCCACGGCACCGTCTACGTCTTCTACGAGGGCACCCTCAAGGGCAACAGCGTGCAGTACATGGTCCGCTCGACCGACGGCGGCAAGACCTTCGGACGGCCGCGCGCCGTCGCCCGGGTGGTCGACGTCGGCGCCTTCGACCCGGTGGGCGGGGACTTCACCTTCGACGGCGTCGCCGGAGCCCGCACCAACAGCTTCCCGAGCGTGGACATCGCCAACGGAGCACCGAGCGGGAAGAACGCCCCGAACACGATCGCGCTCCTGTGGCCCGACGCCCGCAACGGCCTGAACCACGAAGAGGCGCTGCTCGAGCTCTCGAACGATGGAGGGAAGACTTTCACCGAACCCGTAAACGTGGCGGCCAACGGCGACAGGCCCGACTTCCCGGCCGTCGCGCTCTCACCCGACGGTACCGACCTCTACGTCACCTACGACGCCTTCCTCGACCCGTACCGCCACGACACCTCCTCTCCGCGCCGGTTCCAGGGCGTGGTGCGCCACGCGGACCTCTCGGGTACCAGCCTCAGTAATCTGCAGACCGTCTACCGCGGCGCCGTGGGGGACGCCCGGGCTTCGAGCGCGAACGGACTCTCCACCGAATTCCTCGGGGACTACAACTACCTCGACGCCACCAACGGCGCTGCGACGGCGGTCTTCAACGACGCCAGAAACGGGTCCGACTGCCCGGCGATCGACGCCTACCGGCAGGCCCTCGCGAACGGGGACACCTCGGCGAGCGCGCCGGCCCCGGCGGCCGACTGTCCGGCCACCTTCGGCAACACGGACATCTACTCGGCGGCGCTCGCGGACCCGACGCCGTAG
- a CDS encoding cysteine desulfurase family protein: MRDPVYLDYNATTPLDGRVLEAMLPYLKEHFGNPSSATHAYGWSAEAAVEAAREELAAAIGASPEEIFFTSGATEADNWALFGTLGPGDRLVTSPTEHEAILESARALARRGVEVVLLPVDRHGVVSPDALREALGEGAALVSIMLANNETGTVNPVRELAEVSHEHMVPFHTDAAQALGKLPLDVGALGVDMMSLSAHKCCGPKGVGALYIRRRPRRVRPAPLLYGGGQERGLRSGTLNVPGIAGFGRAATLAAESLPGEAGRMRDLRDLLWRELSGRVPDVLLNGDPERRLPNTLNVSFPGVAASDLLAELTAVAASSGSACASSDPGPSHVLLAMGLGEERARSSIRLSLGRFTTREDVLRAAKELARSVEALRASSRDVPGYGVGSASAAE, encoded by the coding sequence GTGCGTGATCCCGTCTACCTCGACTACAACGCGACCACCCCGCTCGACGGGCGGGTCCTCGAGGCGATGCTCCCCTATCTGAAGGAGCACTTCGGCAACCCCTCCTCGGCCACCCACGCCTACGGGTGGAGCGCCGAGGCCGCCGTCGAGGCCGCGCGGGAGGAACTCGCCGCCGCCATAGGCGCCTCCCCCGAAGAGATCTTCTTCACCAGCGGCGCGACCGAGGCGGACAACTGGGCGCTCTTCGGGACGCTCGGGCCCGGAGACCGCCTCGTCACCTCCCCGACGGAACACGAGGCGATCCTGGAGAGCGCCCGCGCCCTCGCCCGGCGCGGGGTGGAGGTCGTCCTGCTCCCCGTCGATCGTCACGGGGTGGTGAGCCCCGACGCGCTGCGCGAGGCTCTCGGGGAGGGGGCCGCCCTCGTCTCCATCATGCTCGCCAACAACGAGACCGGCACCGTGAACCCCGTGCGCGAGCTCGCGGAGGTATCGCACGAGCATATGGTCCCTTTCCACACCGACGCCGCGCAGGCGCTCGGCAAGCTCCCGCTCGACGTCGGTGCGCTCGGGGTGGACATGATGAGCCTCTCCGCCCACAAGTGCTGCGGGCCCAAAGGGGTGGGTGCCCTGTACATCCGGCGCCGTCCACGGCGGGTGCGCCCCGCGCCGCTCCTCTACGGCGGCGGTCAGGAACGGGGGCTCAGGAGCGGGACGCTCAACGTCCCCGGGATAGCAGGCTTCGGCCGGGCGGCCACGCTCGCCGCGGAGTCGCTGCCCGGGGAGGCGGGGCGGATGAGAGATCTGCGGGATTTGCTGTGGCGGGAGCTCTCCGGGCGGGTGCCGGACGTGCTTCTGAACGGAGACCCCGAAAGGCGTCTCCCCAACACCCTTAACGTCTCCTTCCCCGGGGTTGCCGCCTCGGATCTTCTGGCGGAGCTCACCGCGGTCGCGGCCTCCTCGGGTTCGGCCTGCGCCTCATCCGACCCCGGTCCCTCGCACGTGTTGCTCGCAATGGGTCTCGGAGAGGAGCGGGCCCGCTCCTCCATCAGGCTCAGCCTGGGGCGTTTCACCACCCGCGAGGATGTCCTGCGGGCGGCAAAGGAGCTGGCCCGGAGCGTGGAGGCTCTCCGGGCCAGCTCCCGAGATGTTCCCGGCTACGGCGTCGGGTCCGCGAGCGCCGCCGAGTAG
- the nadB gene encoding L-aspartate oxidase produces MLRFDLVVVGGGIAGCAAALSAAREGARVALLTRHPDPEESNTRYAQGGIIHPDPDEPRELLIHDILEAGGGEPEAARLLAAEGPELVERLLIEELGVPFDRDEGGALHRTREAAHSTARVIHRRDTTGAAIQEALTRAVLAQEGVQVFAGVRALSLLSGEGGCGGVVALYRGEILGIVGHTVLATGGLGALYRHTTNPPGALGEGIALALRAGAKVADLHYVQFHPTALYEKEGERRFLVSEAVRGEGAVLVGEDGEEIVDHPLGSLAPRDVVARAVWSAMAESDPPCVYLDATGHPPGRFAARFPAIYARCREIGIDPERERIPVVPAAHYSCGGVEADANGRTTLEGLWAAGEVARTGLHGANRLASTSLLEGLVWGWRAGRDAASSGCARPPLPLPQIAPPAPAPEAAWRRLREVMWERGGILRTAAGLQRGIEELEELRERYGRTELGSPLLVARAILEGALAEGESRGCHHREDAPVGSGVRGA; encoded by the coding sequence GTGCTGAGGTTCGACCTCGTCGTCGTGGGTGGAGGGATCGCCGGGTGCGCCGCCGCGCTCTCCGCCGCCCGCGAGGGTGCCCGCGTCGCGCTCCTCACCCGCCACCCCGATCCCGAAGAGTCCAACACCCGCTACGCGCAGGGTGGGATCATCCACCCCGACCCCGACGAGCCCCGGGAGCTTTTGATCCACGACATCCTCGAGGCCGGGGGTGGAGAGCCGGAGGCGGCCCGCCTCCTCGCCGCCGAGGGGCCGGAGCTGGTCGAGCGCCTCCTCATAGAAGAGCTCGGCGTCCCCTTCGACCGGGACGAGGGCGGGGCCCTGCACCGCACCCGCGAGGCGGCCCACTCGACCGCGAGGGTCATCCACCGCCGGGACACGACGGGGGCGGCGATCCAGGAAGCCCTCACCCGTGCCGTCCTCGCGCAGGAGGGTGTCCAGGTGTTCGCCGGGGTGCGGGCGCTCTCGCTGCTCTCCGGGGAGGGAGGTTGCGGTGGGGTCGTGGCCCTCTACCGGGGCGAGATCCTGGGCATCGTCGGCCATACCGTCCTCGCGACCGGAGGACTCGGCGCGCTCTACCGGCACACGACCAACCCGCCCGGAGCGCTCGGCGAGGGGATCGCGCTCGCGCTCCGGGCGGGGGCGAAGGTCGCGGACCTGCACTACGTCCAGTTCCACCCGACCGCGCTCTACGAGAAGGAGGGAGAGCGGCGCTTCCTCGTCTCCGAGGCCGTGCGCGGGGAAGGGGCGGTGCTCGTCGGGGAAGACGGCGAGGAGATCGTCGACCACCCGCTCGGTTCTCTCGCCCCGCGCGACGTGGTAGCCCGCGCGGTATGGAGCGCGATGGCCGAGAGCGACCCTCCATGCGTCTACCTGGACGCCACCGGACACCCCCCGGGTCGGTTCGCGGCGCGCTTCCCCGCCATCTACGCTCGCTGCCGCGAGATCGGGATAGACCCGGAGCGGGAGAGGATCCCGGTCGTCCCCGCCGCCCACTACTCCTGCGGCGGCGTGGAGGCGGACGCGAACGGCCGAACGACGCTGGAGGGGCTGTGGGCCGCCGGAGAGGTCGCGAGGACCGGGCTGCACGGCGCGAACCGCCTGGCTTCGACCTCGCTCCTGGAAGGCCTCGTGTGGGGCTGGCGCGCCGGCAGGGACGCGGCGTCCTCCGGGTGCGCCCGGCCGCCGCTCCCTCTCCCCCAGATCGCCCCGCCCGCCCCAGCGCCAGAGGCGGCCTGGCGCAGGCTCCGGGAGGTGATGTGGGAGCGTGGGGGCATCCTGCGCACCGCCGCGGGGCTGCAGCGGGGAATCGAAGAGCTCGAGGAGCTGCGGGAGCGTTACGGGAGGACGGAGCTCGGCTCACCGCTGCTCGTCGCCCGGGCCATCCTCGAAGGGGCGCTCGCCGAGGGCGAGAGCCGCGGCTGCCACCACAGGGAGGACGCGCCGGTGGGGAGCGGGGTGCGCGGTGCGTGA
- the nadC gene encoding carboxylating nicotinate-nucleotide diphosphorylase yields MMEETARRVRPPAPLRELARRALEEDAGRGDVTSELTVDEGARAAGRFVAREKLVVFGLEAARAVFHEADPEVRFSALVSEGEEVVAGTGLAVVEGSARSILAAERVALNLLMRLSGVATTTRRYVREVVGTGASVVDTRKTTPGMRRLEKAAVRAGGGVNHRFGLDDGILIKDNHVALAGGVGEAVRRARAGAPHLLKVEAEVEDLSMLEEALDAGADAVLLDNMSPEEVAEAVALARRRRPEVVVEVSGGVDLRSVRAYAEAGPDLISIGALTHSAPAADVSLEVVPC; encoded by the coding sequence ATGATGGAGGAGACGGCGCGAAGGGTGCGTCCGCCGGCGCCGCTGCGCGAGCTCGCCCGGCGGGCGCTCGAGGAGGACGCGGGCAGAGGGGACGTGACCTCGGAGCTCACCGTGGACGAAGGAGCGCGGGCTGCGGGGCGGTTCGTCGCCCGGGAGAAGCTCGTGGTCTTCGGGCTCGAGGCGGCGCGGGCCGTCTTCCACGAGGCCGATCCCGAGGTGCGATTCTCCGCGCTCGTCTCCGAGGGGGAGGAGGTCGTGGCCGGGACGGGGCTGGCCGTGGTCGAAGGTTCCGCGAGGTCCATCCTCGCCGCCGAGCGGGTCGCGCTCAACCTGCTGATGCGGCTCTCGGGGGTGGCCACCACCACCCGCCGCTACGTCAGGGAGGTCGTGGGCACGGGGGCCAGCGTGGTCGACACCCGCAAGACCACACCGGGGATGCGCCGGCTCGAGAAGGCGGCCGTCAGGGCCGGGGGCGGGGTCAACCACCGCTTCGGGCTCGACGACGGCATCCTGATCAAGGACAACCACGTCGCGCTCGCAGGCGGGGTTGGGGAGGCGGTGCGGCGCGCCCGCGCCGGGGCCCCGCACCTGCTGAAGGTCGAGGCCGAGGTCGAGGACCTCTCGATGCTCGAGGAGGCGCTCGACGCCGGGGCCGATGCGGTCCTGCTCGACAACATGAGCCCGGAGGAGGTCGCGGAGGCCGTCGCGCTCGCGCGGCGGAGGAGGCCGGAGGTGGTCGTCGAGGTCTCCGGCGGGGTGGACCTCAGGAGCGTGCGCGCCTACGCGGAGGCGGGGCCGGATCTCATCTCGATCGGGGCGCTCACCCACTCCGCGCCCGCGGCGGACGTCTCGCTCGAGGTCGTACCGTGCTGA